One part of the Suncus etruscus isolate mSunEtr1 chromosome 2, mSunEtr1.pri.cur, whole genome shotgun sequence genome encodes these proteins:
- the WNT6 gene encoding protein Wnt-6, translated as MLPPAPSRLGLLLLLLLCPAHVGGLWWAVGSPLVMDPTSICRKARRLAGRQAELCQTEPEVVAELARGARLGVRECQFQFRFRRWNCSSHSKAFGRVLQQDIRETAFVFAITAAGASHAVTQACSMGELLQCGCQAPRGRVPRPPGLPDLSGPAEGSAAWEWGGCGDDVDFGDEKSRLFMDAQHKRGHGDIRALVQLHNNEAGRLAVRSHTRTECKCHGLSGSCALRTCWQKLPPFREVGARLLERFHGASRVMGTNDGKALLPAVRTLKPPGRADLLYAADSPDFCAPNRRTGSPGTRGRACNSSAPDLSGCDLLCCGRGHRQESVQLEENCLCRFHWCCVVQCHRCRVRKDLSLCL; from the exons ATGCTGCCACCCGCGCCCTCCCGCCTCgggctgctgctactgctgctgctgtgcCCCGCGCACGTCGGCGGGCTCTGGTG GGCCGTGGGCAGTCCTTTGGTCATGGATCCCACCAGCATCTGCAGAAAGGCTCGGCGGCTGGCCGGGCGACAGGCTGAGTTGTGTCAAACAGAACCGGAAGTGGTGGCCGAGCTCGCCCGGGGTGCCCGGCTCGGGGTCCGAGAGTGCCAGTTCCAGTTTCGTTTCCGTCGCTGGAACTGCTCCAGTCACAGCAAGGCCTTTGGGCGCGTCCTGCAGCAGG ATATCCGCGAGACTGCTTTTGTGTTTGCCATCACTGCGGCAGGTGCCAGCCATGCCGTCACGCAAGCCTGCTCCATGGGGGAGCTGCTGCAGTGTGGCTGCCAGGCCCCTCGAGGGCGGGTCCCCCGGCCCCCAGGCCTGCCTGACCTCTCCGGTCCCGCTGAAGGCAGCGCAGCCTGGGAGTGGGGTGGCTGTGGTGACGACGTGGACTTCGGGGATGAGAAGTCGAGACTCTTTATGGATGCACAGCACAAGAGGGGACATGGGGACATCCGTGCGCTGGTGCAACTGCACAACAATGAGGCTGGCAGGCTG GCTGTCCGGAGTCACACGCGCACGGAATGCAAGTGCCACGGGCTGTCGGGCTCCTGCGCGCTGCGAACCTGCTGGCAGAAGCTCCCTCCGTTCCGCGAGGTGGGCGCCCGGCTTCTCGAGCGCTTCCACGGCGCCTCGCGCGTCATGGGCACCAACGACGGCAAAGCGCTGCTGCCCGCCGTCCGCACGCTCAAGCCGCCTGGCCGCGCCGACCTGCTCTACGCCGCCGACTCGCCCGACTTCTGCGCCCCTAACCGGCGCACAGGTTCGCCGGGCACACGAGGCCGCGCCTGCAACAGCAGCGCCCCGGACCTCAGCGGCTGTGACTTGCTGTGCTGCGGCCGTGGACACCGCCAGGAGAGCGTGCAGCTGGAGGAGAACTGCCTGTGCCGCTTCCACTGGTGCTGCGTGGTGCAGTGCCACCGCTGCCGCGTGCGCAAGGATCTCAGCCTCTGTCTCTGA